One window of Candidatus Methylomirabilis limnetica genomic DNA carries:
- a CDS encoding tetratricopeptide repeat protein has product MEEQRSTGKIRLVIMLGSALAVGFLLGYLSSAFVPLVKPTQSPAASAPTAPVPRLSLSEIDSALKAAHASLDAGDHQAAWEKYHQILMSDRSNAEALTHLGIILTQSNQPDEAIKLYDRALSVDPKYAHALFDKGQALKDKGDAKGATEAFQRFLTMVPQDSDDAKRVKGWIAELASSDKPQKEKHRDKQTTGGAAEE; this is encoded by the coding sequence ATGGAAGAACAACGGTCCACCGGCAAGATACGTCTTGTCATAATGCTGGGTAGCGCTTTGGCCGTAGGCTTTCTTCTTGGCTACCTGTCCTCAGCCTTCGTTCCTCTCGTCAAGCCAACGCAATCGCCTGCCGCTTCGGCGCCGACTGCTCCTGTCCCCCGTCTCTCGCTCTCCGAGATTGATTCGGCCTTGAAGGCTGCCCACGCCTCACTCGATGCCGGTGACCACCAAGCGGCCTGGGAGAAATATCACCAGATCCTGATGTCCGATCGGAGCAATGCCGAGGCGCTGACTCACCTCGGAATCATTCTGACACAGAGCAACCAGCCGGATGAGGCCATAAAGCTGTATGACCGGGCGCTGAGCGTGGACCCCAAGTACGCCCATGCGCTATTCGATAAAGGGCAGGCCTTGAAAGATAAGGGGGATGCGAAGGGGGCCACGGAAGCGTTCCAGCGGTTTCTCACCATGGTGCCGCAGGACTCAGACGATGCCAAGCGGGTCAAAGGATGGATAGCGGAGTTGGCCAGCTCCGATAAGCCTCAGAAGGAAAAACACCGGGACAAGCAAACGACTGGTGGAGCGGCGGAGGAGTGA
- a CDS encoding CDP-alcohol phosphatidyltransferase family protein translates to MKRGERARQRVIAWAVHMFTASGAVVGGWCLVAIHRGDYRGAFFGMVLAGVIDAADGPLARLARVKEVLPQFDGTKLDDIVDYLNYVVVPIVLIHAANLLPASVSIWMLPFPLLTSAYRFCHVSAKTPDHFFTGFPSYWNILAFYYYVWGSPLWFNAVFTLFAAIMVLVPIRYLYPSRTRILRPLTIGLGILWAVALLILLWQLPDPSPSLVAWSLLYPIYYTALSFALHWRLLQEGERTSSKA, encoded by the coding sequence GTGAAAAGAGGAGAGCGTGCGCGGCAGCGGGTGATAGCGTGGGCGGTGCACATGTTTACCGCATCCGGAGCGGTTGTCGGGGGCTGGTGCCTGGTCGCCATACATAGGGGCGATTATCGGGGGGCGTTCTTCGGGATGGTGCTGGCCGGCGTGATCGATGCTGCAGATGGGCCGTTGGCGCGACTTGCCAGGGTCAAGGAGGTCCTGCCTCAATTCGATGGTACGAAACTTGACGATATCGTTGACTATCTGAATTATGTGGTCGTCCCTATCGTGTTGATCCATGCAGCCAACTTGTTGCCGGCGTCGGTCTCGATCTGGATGTTGCCCTTCCCACTGCTCACCAGTGCCTACCGTTTCTGTCACGTCTCCGCCAAGACGCCGGATCATTTTTTCACCGGGTTTCCTTCGTACTGGAACATCCTGGCCTTCTACTATTATGTCTGGGGGAGCCCCCTCTGGTTCAACGCGGTCTTCACCCTCTTTGCGGCGATCATGGTGCTGGTACCGATCAGGTATCTCTATCCGAGCCGGACCCGGATCCTCCGCCCCCTTACCATCGGGCTAGGAATCCTGTGGGCCGTGGCGCTCCTGATTCTCCTCTGGCAGCTTCCCGATCCCTCGCCCTCGCTGGTCGCCTGGTCTCTGCTGTATCCGATCTACTATACCGCCCTCTCGTTTGCGCTGCACTGGCGCTTGCTACAGGAGGGCGAGCGAACATCTTCCAAAGCCTGA
- a CDS encoding DUF4340 domain-containing protein, whose amino-acid sequence MRWRSLGLLVLVLAALAVAYYALETKGTLSGSDANRLFQAEAKDVEKISITRGEELIVLKREGDGWRLIEPVQATADVSEVASLLRTLLEAREERRIEEAPTGLADYGLERPSLHLSVTLKGGNTLPALLLGDVNPNGRSVYAKRPDQPAVFLATAIVRVRADRKPDDFRDKTLLALEPNEVTQIELVGKGQSISLSHAEGKGWEISKPIKVRADAAVIGQLLWKIKDARVTAFVGSGPDAKRRYGLERPDLIVELKDAGGVKRLLLKKAADPQVGLYAMTEPGEGVVTIDPAFLDSVPNGPDAFKQATQPASSSP is encoded by the coding sequence GTGAGGTGGCGATCGCTCGGCCTTCTCGTGTTGGTTCTGGCGGCTCTGGCCGTGGCCTACTACGCACTGGAGACCAAGGGTACGCTATCCGGGTCGGATGCCAACCGATTATTCCAAGCCGAGGCGAAGGACGTCGAGAAGATCTCCATCACACGGGGTGAAGAGCTGATCGTACTGAAGCGTGAAGGCGACGGGTGGCGGCTGATCGAGCCTGTGCAGGCTACGGCTGACGTTTCAGAGGTCGCCTCGCTACTTCGTACACTCCTGGAAGCCAGGGAAGAACGGCGCATCGAGGAGGCGCCAACAGGCCTAGCTGACTACGGGCTTGAGCGTCCTTCGCTCCATCTCAGCGTAACGCTCAAGGGTGGGAACACGTTGCCGGCGCTCCTGCTGGGCGATGTGAACCCAAACGGTCGCTCTGTCTATGCCAAACGACCCGATCAGCCTGCTGTCTTCCTGGCGACCGCCATCGTGCGAGTCCGCGCGGACCGGAAGCCGGACGATTTTCGTGACAAGACCCTGCTGGCGCTGGAGCCAAACGAGGTCACCCAGATCGAGCTGGTCGGCAAGGGACAATCGATCAGCCTCAGCCATGCTGAAGGGAAGGGGTGGGAGATCAGTAAGCCGATCAAGGTCAGGGCCGACGCGGCTGTGATCGGACAGTTGTTGTGGAAGATCAAGGACGCCCGCGTAACAGCATTTGTCGGCTCTGGTCCTGACGCCAAGCGCAGGTACGGTCTGGAGCGTCCCGATCTTATCGTGGAGTTAAAGGACGCGGGCGGCGTGAAGCGGCTCCTGCTTAAGAAGGCCGCCGACCCACAGGTCGGGCTATACGCCATGACTGAGCCTGGAGAGGGGGTGGTCACCATCGATCCGGCCTTTCTGGACAGCGTACCGAACGGACCGGATGCCTTCAAACAGGCGACCCAGCCGGCGTCGTCCTCACCCTGA
- a CDS encoding GldG family protein, translated as MEKLARFVAPAGLILLVASGIGYNIRPDLKAWMGSLLLLGAILILAGVYRAFGEIMAWLNRRSTITGLNVVLMTMLVLGIIGLIEVISAKHNTRFDLTAGKRYTLADQTRKVVSGLAKDVQVTAFFRADQAERRPAENLLRQYADLSQRFRFEVVDPDRNPGRAKRYGIATYGTTILETKDKEEKITDVSEEPLTNGLVRLLREGKQTIYFLKGHGENALEDGSRNGYRQAKEAIEKANYHVKELLLLREREVPQDASMLVISGPKRDLAESELQALQAFVERGGKLLIQLDPFTAPSLKTFIGRYGITIGDDVIVDQNARVMGGDYLLPVVSTYFPHAITRDFTLASIFPFASSVDVAKPSPQGVTVQTLGETGPGSWAETDKGELNRGQLSFEKGQDRQGPVPIGVVATVQVKPATAPGSDVEKAAATAQGANEGQTQKQPGEARLVVYGNSAFASNNFLNFSGNRDLFLNSISWLAEEEEMISIRPREAKSTPIILSAMQGRMAFWLLVVVVPALFLISGTSVVLGRRRSR; from the coding sequence ATGGAAAAACTCGCTCGCTTCGTCGCACCGGCCGGTCTCATCCTCCTTGTCGCTAGCGGGATTGGCTACAACATCCGACCGGACCTGAAGGCGTGGATGGGAAGCCTCCTCCTGCTCGGGGCGATCCTTATCCTTGCCGGCGTGTATCGTGCCTTTGGCGAGATCATGGCCTGGCTGAACCGTCGCTCCACGATCACCGGACTGAACGTCGTCCTGATGACGATGCTGGTATTGGGGATCATCGGTCTGATAGAGGTCATCTCGGCTAAGCATAACACGCGGTTCGATCTGACCGCAGGGAAGCGGTACACCCTCGCCGATCAGACCAGGAAGGTGGTCAGCGGACTGGCCAAGGATGTCCAGGTCACGGCCTTCTTCAGAGCTGACCAGGCGGAGCGCCGGCCCGCGGAAAACCTACTTCGCCAGTATGCCGACCTCTCGCAACGGTTTCGCTTCGAGGTGGTCGATCCAGACAGGAACCCCGGCCGGGCGAAGCGGTACGGCATCGCCACCTATGGCACCACCATCTTAGAGACCAAGGATAAGGAGGAGAAGATCACTGATGTGTCCGAGGAGCCCCTGACGAATGGGCTGGTCAGGCTGCTCCGCGAGGGTAAGCAGACGATCTATTTCCTGAAGGGGCACGGCGAGAACGCGCTGGAGGACGGGTCGCGGAACGGCTACCGGCAGGCCAAAGAAGCCATCGAGAAGGCCAACTACCATGTCAAGGAGCTGTTGCTGCTTCGCGAGCGAGAGGTTCCGCAGGACGCCTCGATGCTGGTCATCAGCGGGCCGAAGCGCGACCTGGCTGAATCGGAGCTGCAGGCCCTGCAGGCGTTTGTCGAGCGAGGCGGAAAGCTGCTCATCCAGCTCGATCCGTTTACGGCGCCGAGCCTCAAGACGTTCATCGGTCGATACGGCATCACGATCGGCGACGATGTGATTGTGGATCAGAACGCTCGCGTCATGGGTGGCGATTACTTGCTGCCCGTGGTCTCAACCTACTTCCCGCACGCGATTACCCGGGATTTTACCCTCGCCTCCATTTTTCCGTTTGCGAGCTCGGTTGACGTTGCGAAACCATCGCCGCAGGGGGTGACGGTTCAAACGCTCGGGGAGACGGGGCCGGGGAGCTGGGCCGAGACCGACAAAGGCGAGCTGAATCGCGGCCAGCTCAGCTTTGAGAAAGGGCAGGACCGACAGGGACCGGTCCCGATCGGCGTCGTCGCCACGGTGCAGGTGAAGCCGGCAACGGCGCCAGGATCCGATGTTGAGAAGGCGGCAGCCACAGCGCAAGGGGCCAACGAGGGGCAGACGCAAAAGCAACCAGGAGAGGCCAGGTTGGTGGTGTACGGCAACTCCGCCTTTGCCAGCAACAACTTTCTGAACTTCTCCGGAAACCGTGATCTCTTCCTGAACAGCATCAGTTGGTTGGCCGAGGAGGAGGAGATGATCTCCATCCGGCCCAGGGAGGCGAAGAGCACCCCCATCATCTTGAGTGCGATGCAAGGACGGATGGCCTTCTGGCTACTGGTCGTCGTGGTACCGGCCCTGTTCCTGATCTCCGGGACATCGGTAGTCCTCGGGCGGAGGCGGTCGCGGTGA
- a CDS encoding ABC transporter permease, producing the protein MNVLAIFKKEFRAYFASPIAYVVLTIFALISGFFFYSLLTFFSLNSLQAATNPGFGRDLNVSEWIVRPLFRDIAITMLLLMPAATMRLFSEEKKTGTIELLFTYPIKDWELLLGKFLAALALYSAMLGISLLDIALLGSFAALEWGLILTGYIGLLLLGMAFLGLGILASALTENQVVAAVGSFGILLLLWVIGWSAEAAGPTLGPILSHLSIINHYDSFAKGTIESRDVIYYLNFTLLCLFLTLRSLESKRWRG; encoded by the coding sequence ATGAACGTCCTGGCGATCTTCAAGAAGGAGTTTCGCGCCTACTTCGCGTCGCCGATCGCCTACGTGGTCCTGACCATCTTCGCGCTCATCTCGGGGTTTTTTTTCTATAGCCTACTTACCTTTTTCTCGCTCAACAGCTTGCAGGCCGCTACGAACCCCGGTTTCGGTCGAGACCTGAACGTCTCTGAATGGATCGTTCGCCCGCTATTTCGCGACATCGCCATCACGATGCTGCTCCTGATGCCGGCGGCCACCATGCGCCTATTCTCGGAAGAAAAGAAGACTGGGACCATCGAGCTGCTCTTCACGTACCCGATCAAGGACTGGGAGCTCCTGTTGGGTAAATTCCTGGCGGCACTCGCACTGTACTCGGCAATGCTCGGGATCAGCCTGCTGGATATCGCGTTGCTGGGGTCCTTCGCCGCGCTGGAATGGGGGCTTATTCTGACCGGCTACATTGGTCTCCTGCTGCTCGGTATGGCCTTCCTGGGACTCGGGATTCTGGCCTCCGCCCTCACCGAAAACCAGGTCGTCGCCGCGGTCGGTTCCTTTGGCATCCTCCTGTTGCTTTGGGTCATAGGCTGGTCCGCCGAGGCGGCCGGGCCCACGCTCGGCCCGATCCTCTCGCACCTCTCCATCATCAACCATTACGACAGCTTCGCCAAGGGCACCATCGAGAGCAGGGATGTGATCTACTACCTCAATTTCACGCTCCTGTGCCTCTTCCTGACACTGCGGTCCCTGGAATCGAAGCGGTGGAGGGGCTAA
- a CDS encoding ABC transporter ATP-binding protein — protein sequence MIEADKLTKYYDKHTAIRDVSFKVEKGEIVGFLGPNGAGKTTTMRILTGFLPPSSGTARVAGYDVLTESLQVRRRIGYLPENVPLYTDMKVTNYLEFVAEVKGVERVNRRHKIGEVMEKCGLAEVRRTLIGALSRGYRQRVGIAQALLNDPEVLILDEPTIGLDPKQIIEIRQLIKALAGQSTIILSTHILPEVSMICHRVIILNNGQVVAVDTPENLTAGLQSSTKLRIRVEGPVDQVGVALTHLPGVLRVVAEDETHPSACDAQAGEIAKSFVVESERNCDLRREVSRLIVERGWGLLELRPADMSLEEIFVRLVTKETHEVQA from the coding sequence ATGATCGAAGCGGACAAGCTGACGAAATATTACGATAAGCATACAGCGATTAGGGATGTATCGTTCAAGGTTGAGAAGGGGGAGATCGTGGGGTTCCTCGGGCCGAACGGCGCCGGCAAGACCACCACGATGCGGATCTTGACCGGCTTCCTGCCGCCCAGCAGCGGGACGGCGCGCGTCGCCGGCTACGACGTCCTGACCGAGTCGCTTCAGGTTCGGCGACGAATCGGCTACCTGCCGGAGAACGTGCCGCTCTACACCGACATGAAGGTGACCAACTACCTGGAGTTCGTGGCCGAAGTCAAAGGCGTAGAACGTGTGAACCGACGGCACAAGATCGGCGAGGTCATGGAAAAGTGTGGGCTTGCCGAGGTGCGGCGAACGCTGATCGGGGCGCTCTCGCGCGGCTATCGGCAGCGGGTCGGCATCGCTCAGGCGCTACTTAACGATCCTGAGGTGCTGATCCTGGACGAGCCAACCATCGGGCTCGACCCGAAGCAGATCATCGAGATCAGACAGCTCATCAAGGCGCTGGCAGGCCAAAGCACGATTATCCTCTCCACTCACATCCTGCCCGAGGTCAGCATGATCTGCCATCGGGTGATTATCCTCAATAATGGACAGGTCGTAGCGGTTGACACCCCGGAGAACCTCACGGCCGGGCTTCAGAGTTCCACCAAACTGCGCATCAGGGTCGAGGGGCCAGTGGACCAGGTCGGCGTAGCCCTGACACATCTTCCAGGCGTGCTGCGGGTCGTGGCGGAGGATGAGACGCACCCGTCTGCGTGCGATGCACAGGCAGGCGAGATCGCCAAGAGCTTCGTCGTAGAGTCGGAACGGAATTGTGACCTGCGACGCGAGGTGTCGCGTCTGATCGTTGAGCGCGGATGGGGGCTGCTGGAGCTCCGTCCCGCCGACATGAGCTTGGAGGAGATCTTCGTCCGCCTGGTAACCAAAGAAACGCATGAGGTGCAGGCATGA
- a CDS encoding helix-turn-helix transcriptional regulator, which produces MPELKFKPVRHGHKEFLAKAAIRKGFIEAYDALALEYQVANQMLKARSRAGLTQDAVAERMGTTKSAVSRLESAGKHAPSLTTLKRYAKAVGCDLQVRLVPQKTA; this is translated from the coding sequence ATGCCTGAGCTGAAATTCAAGCCCGTCCGCCACGGCCATAAGGAATTCCTTGCCAAGGCGGCAATCCGCAAAGGGTTCATCGAGGCTTACGACGCCCTTGCTCTTGAGTACCAAGTTGCTAACCAAATGCTCAAAGCACGGTCCCGCGCTGGTCTGACGCAAGACGCCGTCGCGGAACGGATGGGTACGACTAAGAGTGCGGTGTCCAGACTCGAATCTGCCGGAAAGCACGCTCCGTCGCTCACAACGCTCAAGCGGTATGCGAAGGCTGTGGGGTGTGACCTTCAAGTACGCCTTGTGCCGCAGAAGACCGCTTGA
- the wrbA gene encoding NAD(P)H:quinone oxidoreductase — MTRILILYYSMYGHVETMAKTIAEGACSVEGVEVFIKRVPELMPEEVARKTGAKLDQEAPIATVDELPHYDAIIFGTPTRFGNMCAQMRNFLDQTGKHWVSGALVGKVGSVFTSTATQHGGHETTITSFHSTLLHQGMVIVGVPYSCQALLNMNEITGGTPYGASTLAGGDGRRQPSENELTIAKFQGEHVANIAKKLSS; from the coding sequence ATGACGAGAATCTTGATCCTGTATTACAGCATGTATGGACATGTTGAAACAATGGCGAAGACGATAGCCGAGGGCGCTTGTTCCGTGGAGGGTGTTGAGGTCTTCATCAAACGTGTGCCGGAACTGATGCCTGAAGAGGTGGCTCGAAAAACCGGTGCAAAACTTGATCAAGAAGCCCCCATTGCAACGGTTGATGAGTTGCCTCATTACGACGCGATTATCTTTGGTACCCCGACCCGGTTCGGGAACATGTGCGCCCAGATGCGCAATTTCCTAGATCAAACGGGGAAACATTGGGTGAGCGGTGCGCTCGTCGGCAAGGTGGGCAGTGTCTTTACCTCCACCGCAACTCAACACGGTGGACACGAGACCACCATTACTTCGTTTCACAGTACGCTGTTGCATCAGGGGATGGTGATCGTCGGTGTGCCTTACTCATGCCAAGCCCTGCTCAACATGAATGAAATTACGGGCGGCACGCCTTACGGCGCGAGTACGCTCGCCGGAGGAGATGGCCGTCGCCAGCCGTCGGAGAACGAATTGACCATCGCGAAATTTCAAGGCGAGCATGTTGCAAATATTGCCAAAAAGCTGTCGTCCTGA
- a CDS encoding type II toxin-antitoxin system RelE/ParE family toxin codes for MIKTFQCADTEALSKGRRVKRFVRIESVARRKLRQLQIADRLEDLRVPPGNRLEALKGDRARQHSIRMNDQIRACFLWTAAGAEDVEIVDYH; via the coding sequence GTGATCAAAACGTTCCAGTGCGCCGACACAGAAGCTCTCTCGAAAGGCCGGCGGGTCAAGCGGTTCGTGCGCATCGAGTCGGTCGCGCGCCGCAAGCTGCGACAGCTACAGATCGCAGACCGGCTTGAAGACCTCCGTGTGCCACCGGGCAACCGGCTGGAAGCGCTCAAGGGCGACCGCGCCAGGCAACACAGTATCCGCATGAATGATCAAATTCGGGCGTGCTTCCTCTGGACGGCTGCGGGCGCCGAGGACGTTGAGATCGTGGACTATCATTGA
- a CDS encoding HigA family addiction module antitoxin, which produces MRKLKPVTPGELLREEFLIPMGLTQYRLAKEIGVPAQRIGDIVAGKRAITAGTDLRLCRFFGLSNGYWLRAQAAYDTEVAEEALAKTLAKIRPWVGVPTHAGSMA; this is translated from the coding sequence ATGCGTAAGCTCAAGCCCGTGACGCCCGGCGAGTTGCTGCGCGAAGAGTTTCTGATCCCGATGGGCCTCACGCAATATCGCCTCGCCAAGGAAATCGGTGTGCCCGCCCAGCGGATCGGTGACATCGTGGCAGGCAAGCGTGCCATCACGGCGGGCACCGACCTGCGCCTGTGCCGGTTCTTCGGTCTTTCCAACGGTTATTGGCTGCGGGCGCAGGCGGCCTATGACACCGAGGTGGCGGAAGAAGCCCTAGCCAAGACCCTGGCGAAGATCAGACCGTGGGTGGGAGTGCCCACTCATGCTGGTTCTATGGCCTAA
- a CDS encoding type II toxin-antitoxin system RelE/ParE family toxin: MAEIRWTEEAHRWLRDIHDYIAADNPVATQKVVSGIYEKVQVLRRFPEIGYKYRTEAEGEIRILLYGHYRIAYLLRSTSGNDMGAVLLRHS, translated from the coding sequence ATGGCAGAAATAAGGTGGACCGAAGAAGCGCATCGCTGGCTTCGCGACATACACGATTACATCGCCGCGGATAACCCAGTTGCGACCCAGAAGGTCGTATCTGGAATCTACGAAAAGGTACAGGTGCTTCGGAGATTTCCGGAAATCGGGTACAAGTATCGCACAGAGGCAGAAGGTGAAATCAGGATTCTGCTCTATGGGCATTACCGGATTGCCTACCTTCTGAGGTCAACCTCAGGTAATGATATGGGTGCGGTTCTTTTGCGACATTCATGA
- the vapC gene encoding type II toxin-antitoxin system VapC family toxin, which yields MVIADTSLWIEYFKGGNEPARAALRTLIRTEQVVLVGVVLAELLQGCRSSEDADTILSNLSGLSYLETSFSTWKRAGEFSASLRRKGVTLPLSDLIIGALAIEHGYRVYTLDTHFKHIPGLKLYTPPYSPRAHKPISQA from the coding sequence GTGGTCATCGCTGATACATCTCTCTGGATCGAATACTTCAAAGGGGGCAACGAGCCGGCTCGGGCGGCACTGCGGACCCTGATCCGCACTGAACAGGTAGTTCTCGTGGGCGTGGTGCTGGCCGAACTACTCCAGGGGTGCCGATCCTCTGAGGATGCCGATACGATCCTCTCGAATCTCTCCGGTCTCAGCTACCTGGAAACCAGCTTCTCAACCTGGAAGCGAGCCGGGGAGTTTTCGGCTTCGCTCCGGCGGAAAGGCGTCACGCTTCCCCTGTCAGACCTTATCATCGGTGCCCTTGCCATAGAACATGGGTACCGGGTGTATACCCTCGATACACACTTCAAGCACATTCCAGGCCTTAAACTGTACACTCCACCCTACTCGCCTAGGGCTCATAAGCCCATCTCTCAGGCTTAA
- a CDS encoding type II toxin-antitoxin system VapB family antitoxin — MRTTINLDDELIKELMHVSGVKRKREAIHLAISEFLRRKKIEGLLALEGKIHLDLDWRKLEEQELKAQAEREGRWRGHR, encoded by the coding sequence ATGCGCACCACTATCAATCTAGATGACGAGCTAATCAAAGAATTAATGCACGTGTCAGGGGTCAAGCGGAAGAGGGAGGCCATCCACCTGGCAATCTCTGAGTTTCTTCGAAGAAAGAAGATCGAGGGGTTGCTCGCTTTGGAGGGCAAGATCCACCTGGACCTCGATTGGCGCAAGCTGGAAGAACAGGAACTGAAGGCCCAGGCAGAACGCGAGGGACGCTGGCGTGGTCATCGCTGA
- a CDS encoding RNB domain-containing ribonuclease has product MSHTGQRHRHDLQAIARRAMIARGLLPDFSPAVLREISGLTRPATERTPSIRDLRHLPWCSIDNDDSRDLDQLTVAEPLGREVVKILVAVADVDALVRKGSATDAHAQHNTTSVYTAAEIFPMLPLILSTDLTSLNEDEDRLAIVIEMVVNQDGSLGSSDIYRAWVVNHAKLTYHSVAAWLDGRGPAPTRVATVVGLDEQLRTQDRVAQILRTVRHMHGALSLETIEPRAVLEDDVLTDLRVEDKDRAQELIEDLMIAANRVTVRYLEARSLPSLRRILRSPDRWQRIVELAAHLGARLPPEPDAAALEAFLLTRRQADPVRFPDLSLTVVKLIGRGEYVVEGPDQTSPGHFGLAIPAYTHSTAPNRRFPDLLTQRLLKATLAEHAAPYSLEELNTLAQHCTEQEDNASKVERRVQKSAAALLLESKIGQRFDAIVTGAAAKGTWVRILHPSAEGRVVRGFKGLDVGDRVRVELIDTNVEQGFIDFARV; this is encoded by the coding sequence ATGAGTCACACCGGACAAAGACATCGTCACGATCTACAGGCGATTGCGCGCCGCGCGATGATAGCGCGTGGACTGCTTCCGGATTTTTCACCTGCGGTCTTGAGAGAGATCAGCGGACTCACACGTCCGGCAACCGAGCGTACCCCATCCATCCGAGATCTGCGACACCTGCCCTGGTGCTCGATCGACAATGACGACTCCCGCGACCTCGATCAGCTTACGGTCGCAGAGCCACTCGGCAGGGAGGTGGTGAAGATCCTGGTGGCGGTCGCAGACGTCGACGCGCTGGTGCGCAAGGGGTCCGCCACCGATGCCCACGCTCAGCACAACACCACGTCCGTCTACACGGCGGCCGAGATCTTCCCGATGCTCCCCCTCATCCTCTCCACCGATCTTACGTCGTTGAACGAGGATGAGGACCGTCTGGCCATCGTGATCGAGATGGTGGTTAACCAGGATGGCTCGCTCGGGAGTTCGGATATCTATCGCGCCTGGGTCGTCAACCACGCGAAGCTCACCTATCACAGCGTGGCCGCCTGGCTCGATGGCAGGGGGCCCGCTCCTACGCGAGTGGCCACCGTGGTCGGGCTCGACGAACAGCTCCGCACTCAGGATCGGGTGGCTCAGATACTCCGGACCGTGCGACACATGCACGGCGCGCTCAGCCTGGAGACGATCGAGCCGCGCGCCGTGTTGGAGGACGACGTGCTGACCGATCTGCGCGTCGAGGACAAGGACCGGGCACAGGAGCTCATTGAGGATCTCATGATCGCGGCGAATCGTGTGACGGTTCGGTACCTCGAGGCGCGGAGCCTACCGTCCCTGCGCCGGATCTTGCGCTCGCCGGACCGATGGCAACGGATTGTGGAGTTGGCGGCCCACCTGGGGGCACGGCTCCCGCCCGAGCCGGACGCCGCCGCCCTGGAGGCGTTCCTATTGACCCGGCGCCAGGCGGACCCGGTGCGGTTTCCCGATCTCTCGCTGACCGTCGTCAAGCTGATCGGTCGGGGCGAGTACGTGGTAGAGGGGCCAGATCAGACGTCGCCGGGCCACTTCGGCCTGGCGATTCCGGCCTACACGCACTCCACGGCCCCGAACCGGCGCTTCCCCGATCTGCTCACACAGCGGTTGCTCAAAGCCACGCTGGCTGAGCACGCGGCCCCGTACAGCCTTGAGGAGCTCAACACGCTCGCGCAGCACTGCACCGAACAGGAAGACAATGCCAGCAAGGTCGAGCGACGGGTCCAGAAATCGGCGGCCGCGCTGCTCCTCGAATCGAAGATCGGACAGCGCTTCGACGCCATCGTCACCGGTGCGGCCGCGAAAGGGACCTGGGTACGTATCCTTCACCCCTCTGCAGAGGGTAGGGTTGTCCGTGGGTTCAAGGGGCTTGACGTCGGCGATCGGGTCCGGGTCGAGCTCATCGACACCAATGTGGAGCAAGGGTTCATCGATTTCGCGCGGGTGTAA